A single Tenacibaculum sp. 190524A02b DNA region contains:
- a CDS encoding DUF493 family protein produces MSDREAFYKKLKSQLEETSSFPTKYLYKFIVPTDGNQVEEVKSLFDKGGAVIDTKKSRTGKYISISIHIKVNSSDEVITYYKQAESIKGIISL; encoded by the coding sequence ATGTCGGATAGAGAAGCGTTTTATAAAAAGTTAAAATCACAATTAGAAGAAACAAGTAGTTTTCCTACAAAATATTTATATAAATTTATTGTTCCTACTGATGGTAATCAAGTGGAAGAAGTTAAAAGCTTATTTGATAAAGGTGGTGCAGTTATAGATACCAAAAAATCAAGAACAGGAAAATATATAAGTATTTCGATTCATATAAAAGTTAATAGCTCAGACGAAGTTATAACATATTATAAACAAGCAGAATCAATTAAAGGAATTATTTCTTTATAA
- a CDS encoding peptidylprolyl isomerase encodes MKKQILGAALLFNAFLITGQSKNELFSINNKSISVAEFKRVYEKNLSLVVDKDSKDIDKYLDLYINYKLKVGEAYALGLDTISTYKRELEGYKKQLIAPYLQDKESIKKLVNDAYYRTKNEVRASHILIRFTQKGKEQDTVAAFNKIKEVRKRVVNGEDFKKVAREVSEDPSAKFNAGDLGYFSAFRMVFPFEENAYTTKIGEVSEPFRTRFGYHILKVTGKRESKGQFEVAHILRRDQSIVGKVKIDSAYQKLQKGVAFESVVKEYSEDVGTAQLGGKLPKFGTGSMVESFEKAVLELKKEGEYSKPFKTKYGWHIVKLLKNYPIASFDEMKQELEKKVKKSARMGLSKDAVISKLRQEYNVKVNKKALVDFKNNSKEGLATQKLDKILLSINKKQITQKKFYDFIKYRSYKNVDKLFKDFKNKEIIDYFKDDLVNKEPEYKYTLLEYKEGLLLFELMQQKIWKKSSNDSIGLKKFYASNKPKYSKELEEIKGEVISDYQKQLEDNWISELRKNNVIKVKKKALKKLKKVYNQ; translated from the coding sequence ATGAAAAAACAAATTTTAGGTGCAGCTCTATTGTTCAATGCCTTTCTAATAACAGGTCAGAGCAAAAATGAGTTATTTAGTATTAATAACAAATCAATCTCAGTAGCAGAATTCAAAAGAGTTTATGAGAAAAATTTATCACTTGTGGTTGATAAAGACTCCAAGGATATTGATAAATATTTAGATTTATATATCAATTATAAACTAAAAGTAGGTGAAGCTTACGCTTTAGGATTGGATACTATTAGTACATATAAAAGGGAGTTAGAAGGTTATAAAAAGCAGTTAATAGCCCCATACTTACAAGATAAAGAGTCTATAAAAAAATTAGTAAATGATGCTTACTACAGAACAAAAAATGAAGTTAGAGCTAGCCATATCCTAATACGTTTTACTCAAAAAGGAAAAGAACAAGATACAGTAGCAGCTTTTAATAAAATAAAAGAAGTAAGAAAAAGAGTGGTAAATGGAGAAGATTTTAAAAAAGTAGCTAGAGAAGTTTCTGAAGATCCTTCAGCAAAGTTTAATGCTGGAGACTTAGGGTATTTTTCAGCTTTTAGAATGGTGTTTCCGTTTGAAGAAAATGCTTATACAACTAAAATAGGTGAAGTTTCTGAACCATTTAGAACGCGTTTTGGGTACCATATTTTAAAAGTTACAGGAAAAAGAGAGTCAAAAGGACAATTTGAAGTTGCTCATATTTTACGAAGAGACCAGTCTATTGTTGGGAAAGTAAAAATAGACTCTGCCTATCAAAAATTACAAAAGGGTGTGGCTTTTGAAAGTGTAGTGAAAGAATATTCTGAAGATGTAGGAACAGCTCAACTAGGAGGAAAGTTACCTAAATTTGGAACAGGAAGTATGGTAGAGAGTTTTGAAAAAGCAGTACTAGAACTTAAAAAAGAAGGAGAATATAGTAAACCGTTTAAAACTAAATATGGTTGGCATATAGTAAAACTTCTTAAAAATTACCCTATTGCTTCTTTTGATGAAATGAAACAAGAGTTAGAAAAAAAAGTGAAAAAGTCAGCAAGAATGGGGTTATCAAAAGATGCAGTAATCAGCAAACTAAGGCAAGAGTATAACGTTAAGGTTAATAAAAAAGCATTAGTAGATTTTAAAAATAACTCAAAAGAAGGTTTAGCAACTCAAAAACTTGATAAAATTCTATTATCAATAAATAAAAAACAAATAACTCAAAAGAAATTTTATGATTTTATCAAATATAGAAGTTATAAAAATGTAGATAAGCTTTTTAAGGACTTTAAAAACAAAGAAATTATTGATTATTTTAAAGATGATTTAGTTAATAAGGAGCCAGAATATAAATATACTTTGTTAGAATACAAAGAAGGTTTATTATTGTTTGAGTTAATGCAACAAAAAATTTGGAAAAAATCATCAAATGATTCAATTGGATTAAAAAAGTTTTATGCTAGTAATAAACCTAAATACAGTAAAGAACTGGAAGAAATAAAAGGAGAAGTAATAAGTGATTATCAAAAGCAATTAGAAGATAATTGGATAAGTGAACTTAGAAAAAATAATGTAATTAAGGTTAAAAAGAAAGCATTAAAGAAGCTTAAAAAAGTATATAATCAATAA
- a CDS encoding peptidylprolyl isomerase: MMLLRTKILKNTSLILVCLLTQLTVNAQTKVDGVAVVVGKNIVLDSDIDKFKQEVKLRSEGKVDISNCEMLEELMQQKLLAHHAIIDSVTVSQNEIDSRVQRSIAFFTNEYGSEKKVVEAYGFNDIEDLKKELSRVQRENVLIEKEQQKITETIDVTPEEVRVYFNGLKEKNELPEIPAEVELAQIILYAKATKEENERVLEKLKKLKKEIEEGASIKLKAIINSDDPGVSQNGGKYTITKDSPFIKEFKEVVFSLDVNQVSEPFKSAFGYHIIQLHKIKGNQRVASHILMQPEISDEKLKETKEKLEKIVTDLKDKKITFEEAVNKYSEDKETKNSGGILVNPYTQETTFELTRMPPDLFGRISELKQGELSDVFYDEERGGEKMYKVIYMRKRTDTHKADIVDDYVRMQQFALAKKKEESITKWSKEKIQETYIKLGADYKKCEFKKDWKKENK; this comes from the coding sequence ATGATGCTATTAAGAACAAAAATTTTAAAGAATACTAGCCTAATATTAGTATGTTTATTAACCCAGCTTACTGTAAACGCTCAAACTAAAGTAGATGGAGTGGCAGTAGTAGTAGGAAAAAATATTGTATTAGATTCAGATATTGATAAGTTTAAACAAGAAGTAAAGCTAAGAAGTGAAGGAAAGGTAGATATTTCTAATTGTGAAATGTTAGAAGAATTGATGCAACAAAAATTATTAGCTCATCACGCAATAATTGATAGTGTCACAGTAAGTCAAAATGAAATAGATAGTCGAGTTCAAAGAAGTATTGCTTTTTTTACTAATGAATATGGAAGTGAAAAAAAAGTAGTAGAAGCTTATGGATTTAATGATATTGAAGACCTTAAAAAAGAATTGTCTAGAGTTCAAAGAGAAAACGTTCTTATAGAAAAAGAACAACAAAAAATTACGGAAACTATTGACGTAACACCAGAAGAGGTAAGAGTTTATTTTAATGGATTAAAAGAGAAAAATGAATTACCAGAAATACCAGCTGAAGTAGAATTAGCTCAGATAATATTATACGCAAAAGCTACAAAGGAAGAAAATGAAAGAGTTTTAGAAAAACTTAAAAAATTAAAGAAGGAGATAGAAGAAGGAGCTAGTATTAAACTAAAAGCAATTATAAACTCAGATGATCCTGGAGTATCTCAAAACGGAGGAAAATATACTATAACTAAAGACAGCCCTTTTATTAAAGAATTTAAAGAAGTTGTGTTTTCATTAGATGTAAATCAGGTATCTGAGCCATTCAAATCTGCTTTCGGTTATCATATTATTCAATTACATAAGATAAAAGGAAATCAAAGAGTTGCATCACATATTTTAATGCAACCTGAAATATCGGATGAAAAGTTAAAAGAAACGAAAGAAAAATTAGAAAAAATAGTAACTGACCTAAAGGATAAGAAAATAACTTTTGAAGAAGCAGTAAATAAATACTCAGAAGATAAGGAAACTAAAAATAGTGGAGGTATACTAGTAAACCCTTATACACAAGAAACAACTTTTGAGTTAACAAGAATGCCTCCAGATTTATTTGGTCGTATTAGTGAATTAAAGCAAGGTGAATTATCTGACGTTTTTTATGATGAAGAAAGAGGAGGAGAGAAAATGTATAAAGTTATTTATATGAGAAAAAGAACAGACACACATAAAGCTGATATTGTAGATGATTACGTGAGAATGCAGCAATTTGCTTTAGCTAAGAAAAAAGAAGAGTCAATAACTAAATGGTCTAAAGAAAAGATTCAAGAAACTTATATTAAATTAGGTGCTGACTATAAAAAATGTGAGTTTAAAAAAGATTGGAAAAAGGAAAATAAGTAG
- a CDS encoding MoxR family ATPase produces MSDVIAVDALVKKYTQLQQEIGKVIIGQQEAVNFTLLSVFCGGHSLLIGVPGLAKTLLVNTVSSALGLNFKRIQFTPDLMPSDILGSEILDENRQFKFIKGPIFSNIILADEINRTPPKTQAALLEAMQERSVTVAGHHYKLDLPFFVLATQNPIEQEGTYPLPEAQLDRFMFSINLEYPTFEEEVQVVKNTTSEVSQKVQSIFSASEIIEIQKLIRKIPVADNVVEYAVRLVGQTRPKSESASEYVRNYIDWGAGPRASQNLILAAKAHAAVSGKYSPDIEDVQAVAVPILSHRIVKNYKAEAEGVTIKDIITSLF; encoded by the coding sequence ATGTCTGACGTTATAGCAGTAGATGCACTAGTAAAAAAATACACTCAATTACAACAAGAAATAGGTAAAGTTATTATAGGACAACAAGAAGCCGTTAACTTTACATTGTTATCTGTTTTTTGTGGAGGACATTCTCTGTTAATAGGGGTTCCTGGATTGGCAAAAACATTATTAGTAAATACAGTATCTAGTGCTTTGGGCTTGAATTTTAAAAGAATTCAATTTACACCAGATTTAATGCCGTCTGATATATTAGGTAGTGAAATTTTAGATGAAAATAGACAGTTTAAGTTTATTAAAGGTCCTATTTTCTCAAACATTATCTTAGCGGATGAAATTAACCGTACACCACCTAAAACACAAGCAGCACTTCTAGAAGCCATGCAAGAAAGGTCAGTTACAGTTGCAGGTCATCATTACAAGCTAGATTTACCTTTTTTTGTTTTAGCTACTCAAAACCCAATTGAGCAGGAAGGTACATATCCACTTCCTGAAGCGCAATTAGATAGGTTTATGTTTTCAATTAATTTGGAGTATCCAACCTTTGAGGAAGAGGTACAAGTGGTAAAAAACACAACTTCAGAGGTAAGTCAAAAGGTACAATCTATATTTTCAGCTTCTGAAATAATAGAAATTCAAAAATTAATTCGTAAAATTCCTGTAGCAGATAATGTAGTGGAGTATGCTGTAAGATTGGTTGGTCAAACTAGACCAAAATCAGAGAGTGCAAGTGAATATGTGAGAAACTATATTGATTGGGGTGCAGGACCACGTGCCTCTCAAAACTTAATATTAGCAGCAAAAGCTCATGCTGCAGTTTCAGGAAAATATTCTCCAGATATTGAAGACGTACAAGCTGTTGCTGTACCTATTTTATCTCATAGAATTGTGAAAAATTACAAAGCAGAAGCAGAAGGAGTTACTATAAAAGACATTATAACTTCACTTTTTTAA
- a CDS encoding HAD family hydrolase has product MNKKKLIILDLDETLIHATEKPIDNNWNFELFSYKVYKRPFLITFLKELIKYYRIAVWSSASDDYVHQIVSKIFPENYPLEFVWGRSKCTLELNYTSINEFGYLDYDDHLNYTKKLKKVKNKGYGNLEEILIIDDTPMKCKHNYGNAIYPKEFLGNQQDNELELLLSYLIKIHREKNFRKLEKRFWRKEI; this is encoded by the coding sequence ATGAATAAAAAAAAGTTAATAATCCTAGATTTAGATGAAACACTTATACATGCTACAGAAAAACCAATAGATAATAATTGGAACTTTGAGCTATTTAGTTATAAAGTTTATAAAAGACCTTTTCTAATTACTTTTTTAAAAGAATTAATTAAATATTATAGAATAGCTGTTTGGTCATCCGCTTCAGATGATTATGTACATCAAATAGTTTCTAAAATTTTTCCTGAAAATTATCCTTTAGAGTTTGTATGGGGTAGATCAAAATGTACTTTAGAATTAAATTACACTAGTATTAACGAGTTTGGCTATCTAGATTATGATGATCATCTTAACTATACTAAAAAATTAAAAAAGGTAAAAAATAAAGGTTATGGAAATTTAGAAGAAATATTAATTATAGATGATACACCTATGAAGTGTAAACATAATTATGGGAATGCCATTTATCCAAAAGAATTTTTGGGAAATCAACAGGATAATGAATTAGAACTTTTGTTAAGTTACTTAATAAAAATACATAGAGAAAAGAACTTTAGAAAGTTAGAAAAACGATTTTGGAGAAAAGAAATTTGA